The following are from one region of the Halarcobacter sp. genome:
- a CDS encoding threonine/serine exporter family protein: protein MEILISYLISAIFAAIPAVGFGMVFNVPKDTLLKCAYGGAIAYCSRKFFIDLNFSLELSTFFASTLVGMIALYWSRKYIVPRPVYTIASIIPLLPGKQAFAAIINLITMNAHGVTPDLIALFIDNSLKTIIVLGGIGFGLALPSLYYIRYNRPII, encoded by the coding sequence ATGGAAATCCTAATTAGCTATTTAATAAGTGCTATTTTTGCTGCCATTCCAGCAGTTGGTTTTGGGATGGTTTTTAATGTTCCCAAAGATACTTTACTAAAATGTGCTTATGGTGGAGCTATAGCTTATTGTTCTAGAAAATTTTTTATTGATTTAAATTTTTCTTTAGAATTATCAACTTTTTTTGCATCAACTTTAGTTGGAATGATTGCTCTTTATTGGTCTAGAAAATATATAGTTCCAAGACCTGTTTATACTATTGCTTCAATTATCCCTTTATTGCCAGGGAAACAAGCCTTTGCAGCAATAATAAATCTAATAACTATGAATGCCCATGGAGTTACACCCGATTTAATAGCCTTATTTATTGATAACTCTTTAAAAACAATTATTGTTCTTGGGGGTATTGGATTTGGACTTGCGTTACCTTCACTTTATTATATAAGATACAATAGACCTATAATCTAG
- a CDS encoding threonine/serine exporter family protein: MNRLTYEQQTKVTRTIIKAAVLMLEFGAESRLIETIAQRLGNALGVDSVEVSLIPSAIVLTTLSNKQTQSVTTTRRAHHKPINMSIVCDVQKMCYKVEKEKLDVDYVIKTMKEIKPNYYNRWLIVFMVGLSCACFSYLNGADWQGFATTFLASAVAMFVRQELARKKFVLIITFGITAFVATLIAALAQIFNLTNTPDIVLSSSVLLLAPGFPFVNSVLDAVKGYLAMGWGRWMQAVMLTAATSVGIVFAFTVLNLQGW, encoded by the coding sequence ATGAATAGATTAACCTACGAACAACAAACAAAAGTAACAAGAACAATCATAAAAGCTGCTGTATTAATGCTTGAATTTGGCGCAGAAAGTAGACTTATAGAAACTATTGCACAAAGATTAGGAAATGCCTTAGGCGTTGATTCTGTTGAAGTTTCATTAATCCCTTCAGCAATTGTTTTAACTACTTTAAGCAATAAACAAACCCAATCAGTTACTACAACTAGAAGAGCCCACCATAAACCAATCAATATGTCTATTGTTTGTGATGTGCAAAAGATGTGTTATAAAGTTGAAAAAGAGAAACTTGATGTTGATTATGTAATAAAAACTATGAAAGAGATAAAACCAAACTATTATAACAGATGGCTAATTGTATTTATGGTTGGTCTTTCTTGTGCTTGTTTTTCATACTTAAATGGTGCAGACTGGCAAGGTTTTGCAACCACTTTTCTAGCTTCTGCTGTAGCAATGTTTGTTAGACAAGAATTAGCAAGAAAAAAATTTGTTTTAATTATAACCTTTGGTATTACTGCTTTTGTTGCCACATTAATTGCTGCACTTGCTCAAATTTTTAATTTAACAAATACCCCTGATATTGTACTATCATCAAGTGTATTACTACTAGCTCCTGGTTTCCCTTTTGTAAACTCTGTATTAGATGCTGTAAAAGGTTACCTTGCTATGGGATGGGGGCGTTGGATGCAAGCTGTTATGCTAACTGCTGCAACATCTGTTGGTATAGTTTTTGCCTTTACAGTTTTAAATCTACAAGGTTGGTAA
- a CDS encoding SdiA-regulated domain-containing protein, with amino-acid sequence MIKSIIALFLPLLFMQNLFAKEKVIANIPEASGICYSNISDSLFVVNDEGTLYELTTKGKILREKKLGKYDLEAVEVDEENALLLLINEKKDSIIVVDKKSFDIVKKIKIDREYKKIKLLKKGGDGIEGLALYKNKLYASNQSKKMFPKEDSSVIVILDYKLEEKKLKIIDIINPEIKDISGLTFYKDTLYMISDKNSKIISYDIKKSKIIDTKKLSKKYAQEGIAFDTKGNLYIADDNGKILKIKNFIK; translated from the coding sequence ATGATAAAAAGTATAATCGCCCTTTTTCTACCACTACTATTTATGCAAAATCTGTTTGCAAAAGAAAAAGTAATTGCTAATATTCCAGAAGCTTCTGGGATTTGCTATAGTAATATTTCCGATTCTCTTTTTGTAGTAAATGATGAAGGAACTCTTTATGAACTTACAACAAAAGGAAAGATTTTAAGAGAAAAAAAGCTTGGAAAATATGATTTAGAAGCTGTTGAAGTTGATGAAGAAAATGCCCTACTTCTTTTAATAAATGAAAAAAAAGATTCCATAATAGTTGTAGACAAAAAAAGTTTTGATATTGTAAAAAAAATAAAAATCGATAGAGAATATAAAAAAATAAAGCTCCTAAAAAAAGGTGGAGATGGGATAGAGGGTTTAGCTCTTTATAAAAACAAACTTTATGCTTCAAATCAATCTAAAAAAATGTTTCCAAAAGAAGATTCTTCAGTTATTGTAATCCTTGATTATAAACTAGAAGAAAAAAAATTAAAAATAATAGATATTATAAATCCAGAAATCAAAGATATCTCTGGTCTAACATTTTATAAAGATACTCTTTATATGATAAGTGATAAAAACTCTAAAATTATTAGTTATGATATTAAAAAATCAAAAATAATAGATACAAAAAAATTATCTAAAAAATATGCTCAAGAGGGGATTGCTTTTGATACAAAAGGAAATCTCTACATAGCAGATGATAATGGAAAAATATTAAAAATAAAGAATTTTATAAAATAG